The genomic window AGGCGGGCATATCAGGGTTACGCTGCTGATTCAGCGCTGCTCGTCCCGGGTGCGCTTCCTGCAGGAATTACTGGTACTGCTGTTTGCCCTGGTGCTGGTTAGCTACATGACCTGGCACTGCATCTATATGGTGTGGGAGTCCTACGTCTTCGAGGAAGTCTCCTACGGCTATATTCCGGTGCCTATATGGATTCCGCAGGTGCCACTGGCGCTGGGAATGCTGGCGCTGAATCTGGCCATTCTGGATAGCCTTGTCTGTGTCGTGAAAGGGCGGGTACCGGCCTATCAGACCCATGAGAATGAACTCAATCT from Marinobacterium aestuarii includes these protein-coding regions:
- a CDS encoding TRAP transporter small permease; its protein translation is MHSLREKLYLASGYLAGFCLVVIMLIILAQIVGRLFGFIVPSAEDFSGYALAGATFLGLAYTFHEGGHIRVTLLIQRCSSRVRFLQELLVLLFALVLVSYMTWHCIYMVWESYVFEEVSYGYIPVPIWIPQVPLALGMLALNLAILDSLVCVVKGRVPAYQTHENELNLEEV